A DNA window from Camelina sativa cultivar DH55 chromosome 17, Cs, whole genome shotgun sequence contains the following coding sequences:
- the LOC104758026 gene encoding uncharacterized protein LOC104758026, with protein sequence MEKVKFFAIIFIVTMVMTSVSAEELPVQVTTNEVTLAAEAAASSFKSSAGEAAQGAKTWADWATSKIRHPGGLEKAPGSE encoded by the exons ATGGAAAAAGTCAAATTCTTTGCGATAATCTTCATTGTGACAATGGTTATGACAAGTGTTTCGGCGGAAGAGCTACCGGTGCAAGTGACGACCAATGAGGTGACTCTTGCGGCGGAGGCTGCCGCCTCAAGTTTTAAAAGCAGCGCCGGAGAGGCTGCTCAAGGAGCCAAGACATGGGCTGATTGGGCTACTAGCAAAATCAG acATCCTGGCGGTTTGGAGAAAGCACCCGGATCAGAGTGA
- the LOC104758025 gene encoding uncharacterized protein LOC104758025: MGRKAGNLYINPKKLGNMAKPCMKEMVSFLNCMALNHIKDDKCEKQKQLLSVCMHGQTDNKNKSWGNINYHLQRLTRGRK, translated from the exons ATGGGGAGAAAGGCTGGGAATTTGTACATAAACCCGAAAAAGCTCGGGAATATGGCAAAACCGTGTATGAAGGAAATGGTATCATTCCTCAACTGTATGGCGCTTAACCACATCAAAGATGATAAGTGCGAGAAACAGAAGCAACTCCTAAGTGTTTGTATGCACGGCCAG ACGGATAATAAGAACAAGTCTTGGGGAAACATTAACTACCATTTGCAGAGGCTTACCAGAGGAAGGAAGTGA